A window of the Microtus pennsylvanicus isolate mMicPen1 chromosome 4, mMicPen1.hap1, whole genome shotgun sequence genome harbors these coding sequences:
- the LOC142848378 gene encoding aldo-keto reductase family 1 member C15 produces MDLKHSRSVKLNDGNLMPVLGFGTFASDGIPKSKANEATKIAIDVGFRHIDAAYFYQNEEEVGQALRDKMADGTVKREDLFYTTKIWTTFLRPELVHQCLERSLKKLGLDYVDLCIIHAPFAMKPGEELVPKDASGKIILDVVDICDTWEALEKCKDLGLTKSIGVSNFNRKQLELILNKPGLKYKPTCNQVECHPYLNQSKLLEFCKSKDIVLVAYSALGSHRDPNWVSSDSPYLLEEPILKTIAKKHSRTPGQVALRYQLQRGVVALAKSFNEKRIKENFEVFDFELTPEDMKVIDGLNRNFRYSKFSFAVDHPYYPFLEEY; encoded by the exons ATTCCAAAGAGCAAGGCTAATGAGGCCACCAAAATAGCCATTGATGTAGGTTTCCGTCACATAGATGCTGCATACTTCTACCAAAATGAGGAAGAAGTTGGACAGGCCCTCAGAGACAAGATGGCTGATGGAACTGTGAAGAGGGAGGATTTATTCTACACCACCAAG ATTTGGACGACTTTCCTTAGACCAGAGTTGGTTCATCAGTGCCTGGAGAGATCACTGAAGAAACTTGGGCTGGATTATGTAGATCTCTGTATTATTCATGCACCGTTTGCTATGAAG CCTGGAGAGGAACTTGTGCCAAAGGATGCCAgtggaaaaattattttagatgtaGTGGACATTTGTGATACATGGGAG GCACTGGAGAAGTGTAAAGACTTAGGTTTAACCAAGTCCATCGGGGTGTCCAATTTCAACCGCAAACAGCTGGAATTGATTCTGAACAAACCAGGCCTAAAATACAAGCCCACTTGCAATCAG GTAGAATGTCACCCATATCTCAACCAGAGCAAACTCTTGGAGTTCTGCAAGTCTAAAGACATTGTTCTAGTTGCCTACAGTGCCCTGGGATCTCACAGAGACCCAAACTG GGTAAGCAGTGATAGCCCATACCTTCTGGAGGAACCCATCTTAAAGACCATTGCCAAGAAACACAGCCGAACTCCAGGCCAGGTTGCCTTGCGCTACCAGCTACAGAGGGGTGTGGTAGCTTTGGCCAAGAGCTTCAATGAAAAGAGAATCAAAGAGAACTTTGAG GTGTTTGATTTTGAATTGACCCCGGAAgacatgaaagtgattgatggcCTCAACAGAAATTTTCGATATTCTAAATTTTCATT tgCGGTGGATCACCCTTATTATCCATTTTTAGAAGAATATTGA